A segment of the Acidimicrobiales bacterium genome:
GAACGTCGGTGCCTGGTCGAGCAGCCCCACCAGGGCCTCGGCCGAGCCGTCGGCGGCCTCGACCAGCGCACCGAACCGGCCCCCGTGGCGGGCGGCCACCAGCGCTCCCAGCTCCTGCAGCGAGACGGCCATGAGGCCCAGCAGCTCGGCGGCCGGGCCGCCGGGATCCTGGCCGAGCACGGCCGCCACCTCGCCCGCGTCGATCGCGGCCAGGTGCTCGGCGGGCCAGGGGCCGTGCACGCGCGCGTGGCCGGCCAGGCGGGTCAGGACGGTGACCGCACCCGACGCGCCCGGCAGCTTGTCGAGCACCGGGAACCAGCCCGAGCCGAAGTTCAGGGCGGCCCAGGTGAGCACGAAGGCGACCCGCTCCTCGCCGTCGCCGGGCCAGTCGCCCCCGGTTTCCATGGCCGGCGACGGGCGCCCGCCGGCGAGCGACGAGGCCACCGGCTCCAGCCGGGACGGGTCCAGGTGCACCTGGCCGGCCTGCGCGGCCACGTGGGCGGCGCTCGTGCGGATCCGCTCCAGCAGGCCCTGGCCCGTCGGGGGGGGCGGCGGTGACATCCGGCCATCCTGGCGCGCCGGGGGAGCTGCTGGCGCGGGCCCGAGCCTGGCTGGCCGCCGACCCCGATCCCGAGACCCGCGCCGAGCTGGCCGCGCTGCTCGACGCCGGCGACGCTGCCGGGCTGGCCGAGCGCTTCGCCCACGGCGTGGGCTTCGGCACGGCCGGGCTGCGGGCGCCGCTGGGTGCCGGACCGGCCCGCATGAACCGTCTGGTGGTGCGGCGGGCCGCCGCCGGGCTGGCGCGCTGGCTGCTGGCCAGCCGGCCGGGGGCAGCCGACCGCGGCGTGGCCGTCGGCTGGGACGCCAGGCGCCGGTCCGATGCCTTCGCGGCCGAGCTGGCCGCGGTGCTGGCCGCCGCCGGGGTGCGGGTGCACCTGCTGCCGCGCGCCCTGCCGACGCCGGTGCTGGCCTTCGCCGTCCGCCACCTGGGTGCGGCCGCGGGCTGCATGGTGACCGCCAGCCACAACCCGCCGACCGACAACGGGCTGAAGGTGTACCTGGGCGACGGCGCCCAGGTCGCGCCGCCCGACGAGGGCGCGCTGGCGGCTGCCATCGACGCGGTGGGCTGGGACGAGCCCATCGGGCCGGTGCCGCCCGGCGACCCCCTGGTCGCGCCGGTTGGTGACGAGGTCGTGGCCGCGTACCTGGCGGCCGTGGCGGCGCTCCCCCTGGTGCCCGGCCACCGCCGGGTGCGCGTGGTGCTCACGCCCCTCCACGGCGTCGGGGGCGACGTGGCCGCGGCCGCCTTCCGGCTGGCGGGGTTCCCGCCGGTGCACCCGGTCCCGGCCCAGTGGGAGCCCGACGGCAGCTTCCCGACGGTCGCCGTCCCCAACCCGGAGGAGCCGGCCACGTTCGGCGCGGCCCTGGCCGAGGCCGATCGGGTCGGTGCCGACCTGGTGCTGGCCCTCGACCCCGACGCCGACCGGCTGGGCGCGGCCGTTCCCGATCCGGGCGGCGGGTGGCGGGTGCTGCGGGGTGACGAGCTCGGCGCGCTCCTCGGCGACCACGTGCTCCGCCACACCTCCGGTGCCGACCGGATGGTGGCGACCAC
Coding sequences within it:
- a CDS encoding phospho-sugar mutase — protein: MLARARAWLAADPDPETRAELAALLDAGDAAGLAERFAHGVGFGTAGLRAPLGAGPARMNRLVVRRAAAGLARWLLASRPGAADRGVAVGWDARRRSDAFAAELAAVLAAAGVRVHLLPRALPTPVLAFAVRHLGAAAGCMVTASHNPPTDNGLKVYLGDGAQVAPPDEGALAAAIDAVGWDEPIGPVPPGDPLVAPVGDEVVAAYLAAVAALPLVPGHRRVRVVLTPLHGVGGDVAAAAFRLAGFPPVHPVPAQWEPDGSFPTVAVPNPEEPATFGAALAEADRVGADLVLALDPDADRLGAAVPDPGGGWRVLRGDELGALLGDHVLRHTSGADRMVATTFVSSRLLASLAVEAGVHYVETLSGFKWIARAGLAHPGLRCVFAYEEALGYLVGDVVRDKDAVSAALVLAEAAAGELARGRSLLDRLDDLATRHGVHATDQLVVALPEPGGAARAAALLERVAAATPGTLGGRAVREVVDLRPGRGELPPANVVAVELDGARVLVRPSGTEPKLKVYLQVVEPVGPDGVAAARARAAAALADLRAGTAGFLGVR